From Candidatus Cloacimonadota bacterium, one genomic window encodes:
- a CDS encoding ABC transporter ATP-binding protein: protein MQDRIEDKQYQKNINLKLWGNLVREAKSYYGLMIFLGLVMLFLAGADAITPLLTRYAIDNFIVPQEYQGLFWFGLFYIVLVLFQSFGVLLLIAVAGKIETGLNFNLRRKCYKRLQ, encoded by the coding sequence ATGCAGGATAGGATAGAAGATAAGCAATATCAGAAAAATATTAATCTGAAGCTCTGGGGTAATTTAGTCAGAGAGGCAAAAAGTTATTATGGTCTGATGATATTTCTCGGACTGGTAATGCTCTTTCTGGCAGGAGCTGATGCTATCACACCGCTTCTTACCCGCTATGCAATTGATAATTTTATCGTTCCTCAGGAATATCAGGGGTTATTCTGGTTTGGTCTTTTTTATATCGTGCTGGTGCTGTTTCAATCGTTTGGCGTGTTGCTGCTTATAGCAGTTGCCGGTAAGATAGAGACCGGTCTGAACTTTAATCTCAGACGCAAATGCTATAAACGGTTGCAG